One Cryptosporangium phraense genomic window carries:
- a CDS encoding tetratricopeptide repeat protein — protein MGTAQEHFDRAVDELLHFRAEVVEASDASLAEDPTFPMAIALRAYLGLLTTDVDDAVATRLFLADARPAAPDLQEQAHLDAARRLAAGDFHGAGRTLADLTVEYPRDALALAVGHQIDFFTGNATSLRDRIGAALSAWHPDDRHYPNVLGMYAFGLEEAGHYDRSEDVGREAVDRDPRDVWGIHAVAHTYEMQGRFGDGIRYFDDRLDQWSTDTFFNVHNWWHYGLYAIESGDRDRALSIYDTVLHGPNSSGVSLELLDAAALLWRFELAGDPQPDRWAALVEPWQARSAEAFYAFNDAHAVMAYVGAGRYDLAEALIADRIAWLGTDHPGVSNQAMTARVGLPVCRALVAFGRGQYDEVVDLLAPIRSYVNEFGGSHAQRDAVYKTLVEAAIRAGRVPLARALVSERLNVRPCSPYNWLKQSEVARALGDEAAAVAAATRAKTLAHSGGATTS, from the coding sequence ATGGGTACCGCGCAGGAACACTTCGACCGCGCCGTCGACGAACTCCTCCACTTCCGCGCCGAGGTCGTCGAGGCCTCCGACGCGTCCCTCGCCGAGGACCCCACGTTCCCGATGGCCATCGCGCTACGCGCGTACCTCGGCCTGCTCACCACCGATGTCGACGACGCCGTCGCCACCCGTCTCTTCCTGGCCGACGCCCGGCCGGCCGCGCCCGACCTCCAAGAACAAGCCCATCTGGACGCCGCCCGGCGGCTGGCCGCGGGCGACTTCCACGGGGCCGGGCGGACGCTCGCCGACCTCACCGTGGAGTACCCGCGCGACGCGCTGGCGCTCGCGGTCGGCCACCAGATCGACTTCTTCACCGGCAACGCGACGAGCCTGCGCGACCGTATCGGCGCCGCGCTCAGCGCCTGGCACCCCGACGACCGCCACTACCCGAACGTCCTCGGCATGTACGCGTTCGGCCTCGAAGAGGCCGGGCACTACGACCGCTCCGAGGACGTCGGCCGGGAGGCCGTCGACCGCGACCCGAGGGACGTCTGGGGCATCCACGCGGTCGCGCACACCTACGAGATGCAGGGCCGCTTCGGCGACGGCATCCGCTACTTCGACGACCGGCTCGACCAGTGGTCGACCGACACGTTCTTCAACGTCCACAACTGGTGGCACTACGGCCTGTACGCGATCGAGTCCGGTGACCGCGACCGGGCGCTGAGCATCTACGACACGGTCCTGCACGGCCCGAACTCGTCCGGCGTCTCGCTCGAGCTGCTGGATGCGGCCGCCCTGCTCTGGCGGTTCGAGCTGGCCGGCGACCCGCAGCCCGACCGGTGGGCGGCGCTGGTGGAGCCATGGCAAGCGCGCTCGGCCGAGGCCTTCTACGCGTTCAACGACGCCCACGCCGTGATGGCCTACGTCGGTGCCGGTCGGTACGACCTGGCCGAGGCGCTGATCGCCGACCGGATCGCGTGGCTGGGCACGGATCACCCGGGAGTGAGCAACCAGGCGATGACCGCCCGGGTCGGCCTTCCGGTCTGCCGAGCACTGGTCGCCTTCGGCCGAGGCCAGTACGACGAGGTGGTCGACCTGCTAGCGCCGATTCGGTCGTACGTGAACGAATTCGGCGGAAGCCACGCCCAGCGGGACGCGGTCTACAAAACGCTGGTCGAGGCGGCGATCCGGGCGGGCCGGGTGCCGCTGGCCCGAGCGCTGGTCAGCGAACGTCTCAACGTCCGCCCGTGTAGCCCGTACAACTGGCTCAAGCAGTCCGAGGTGGCCCGAGCCCTAGGCGACGAAGCCGCCGCCGTAGCGGCTGCCACCCGAGCAAAGACCTTGGCCCACTCCGGCGGCGCGACCACTAGCTGA
- a CDS encoding SDR family NAD(P)-dependent oxidoreductase translates to MKTMLILGASRGLGLGLAAEYLARGWNVIGTIREGSPGGLPSLADDRLRIETLDITDAGQLAALRTRLAGVVVDLLFVNAAITNGNVPAAEVPTEEFVDVMVTNVLSPMRAVEALAELVPPTGTIAVMSSRQGSITMNTNAGYEVYRASKSALNQLMKSYAVRHASDPRTLLLVNPGHVQTELGGPGAVRTVEEAVPPIVDTIEKRSGEPGLQFVDYENQVVPW, encoded by the coding sequence ATGAAGACGATGCTGATCCTCGGTGCGTCCCGCGGCCTCGGCCTGGGCCTGGCGGCCGAGTACCTCGCGCGCGGGTGGAACGTCATCGGGACGATTCGGGAGGGCTCCCCCGGCGGCCTGCCGTCGCTGGCCGACGACCGCCTACGGATCGAGACGCTCGACATCACCGACGCGGGGCAACTCGCCGCGCTCCGGACGCGCCTGGCCGGCGTGGTGGTGGACCTACTGTTCGTCAACGCGGCCATTACGAACGGGAACGTGCCGGCGGCCGAGGTGCCGACCGAGGAGTTCGTGGACGTCATGGTCACGAACGTGCTCAGCCCGATGCGGGCGGTCGAGGCGCTGGCCGAGCTGGTGCCGCCGACCGGCACGATCGCGGTGATGTCGTCGAGGCAGGGCAGCATCACGATGAACACGAACGCGGGGTACGAGGTGTACCGGGCGAGCAAGTCGGCGCTCAACCAGCTGATGAAGTCGTACGCGGTCCGGCACGCGTCCGATCCGCGGACGTTGCTGCTGGTGAATCCGGGTCACGTGCAGACGGAACTGGGTGGGCCAGGGGCGGTACGGACCGTCGAGGAGGCGGTACCGCCGATCGTCGACACGATCGAGAAGCGATCGGGTGAGCCGGGCCTGCAGTTCGTGGACTACGAGAACCAGGTGGTCCCGTGGTGA
- a CDS encoding DUF1707 SHOCT-like domain-containing protein, protein MAQQEPDRPPVRASDAERQKVADLLREHTSEGRLTIEEYEQRVDSALNARTVAELRPLLADLPVHVDEVLPAHAPVVPVRRPERSDGWVRYALIALAVVMVIGALAAASRGAVAAFPLLLLGIFVIGGRGGGRRHHH, encoded by the coding sequence ATGGCCCAGCAGGAACCTGATCGTCCGCCGGTGCGGGCTTCGGACGCCGAGCGCCAGAAGGTTGCCGACCTGCTGCGCGAACACACCTCCGAGGGCCGGCTGACGATCGAGGAGTACGAGCAGCGCGTCGACAGCGCCCTCAACGCCCGGACCGTCGCCGAACTCCGCCCGTTACTGGCCGACCTGCCGGTCCACGTCGACGAGGTCCTGCCCGCCCACGCCCCCGTCGTACCGGTGAGGCGTCCGGAACGCTCCGACGGCTGGGTCCGGTACGCGTTGATCGCGCTCGCCGTCGTCATGGTGATCGGCGCGCTCGCGGCCGCGAGCCGGGGCGCGGTGGCGGCGTTCCCGCTGCTCCTGCTCGGCATCTTCGTGATCGGCGGCCGCGGAGGCGGCCGCCGCCACCATCACTGA
- a CDS encoding SPOR domain-containing protein has product MADETRYWWNLKHKRVETDDDKGKSADRLGPYPTREAAEKALETVANRNAIADAEDRRWND; this is encoded by the coding sequence ATGGCCGATGAGACCCGGTACTGGTGGAACCTGAAGCACAAGCGGGTCGAGACCGACGACGACAAGGGCAAGTCGGCGGACCGGCTCGGGCCGTACCCGACGCGCGAAGCCGCGGAGAAGGCGCTGGAGACCGTCGCCAACCGCAACGCGATCGCCGACGCCGAAGACCGCCGCTGGAACGACTGA
- a CDS encoding TetR family transcriptional regulator has translation MPRDVEATKRRLRDAALEEFTEHGLHGTTVERIAARARANKERLYSYFGDKNALFTSVLVEELDKVAAAVPVRITRTEDYAEMAGRTFDYLRENPGLPRLLLWESLADTGQVADEAVRRVHYRDKAEAIGQAQRDGLLDDTIPAHHLMFLLLSVANWWFAAPQVARMLTAGPIDEDEWVARRASVVEAARQLAEPKLRLSDDDVGNRSNRKGG, from the coding sequence ATGCCCCGGGACGTCGAAGCCACCAAGCGACGCCTCCGCGACGCCGCACTCGAGGAGTTCACCGAGCACGGCCTGCACGGCACGACGGTCGAGCGCATCGCCGCCCGCGCCCGCGCCAACAAAGAGCGCCTCTACAGCTACTTCGGCGACAAGAACGCGCTCTTCACGAGCGTCCTCGTCGAAGAGCTCGACAAGGTGGCCGCGGCCGTGCCGGTCCGCATCACGCGCACCGAGGACTACGCCGAGATGGCCGGCCGCACGTTCGACTACCTGCGCGAGAACCCCGGGCTGCCCCGGCTCCTGCTGTGGGAGAGCCTGGCCGACACCGGCCAGGTCGCCGACGAGGCCGTCCGTCGCGTCCACTATCGAGACAAGGCCGAGGCGATCGGGCAGGCCCAGCGCGACGGGCTGCTCGACGACACGATCCCGGCCCACCACCTGATGTTCCTGCTGCTCTCGGTGGCCAACTGGTGGTTCGCGGCCCCGCAGGTCGCCCGCATGCTCACGGCCGGCCCGATCGACGAGGACGAGTGGGTGGCGCGCCGGGCGTCCGTCGTCGAAGCGGCCCGGCAGCTGGCCGAACCCAAGCTCCGTTTGTCCGACGACGACGTCGGGAACCGCTCGAACCGAAAGGGAGGGTGA
- a CDS encoding ACT domain-containing protein — MPTFVPQRLELRPETFAVERHDTEDIVATGDWVALVRGSEGLTVIRVVDDSPDGWRAFAGQTAHELDVPGMLLSIVAPLSAADLPVFVASTYDADLVLVPAAHAAKAAELLRDAGHDVKA; from the coding sequence ATGCCGACGTTCGTGCCTCAGCGCCTCGAGCTCCGACCGGAGACGTTCGCCGTGGAACGTCACGACACCGAAGACATCGTCGCCACCGGCGACTGGGTCGCGCTGGTCCGCGGTTCCGAGGGCCTCACCGTGATCCGCGTCGTCGACGACTCCCCCGACGGCTGGCGCGCGTTCGCCGGCCAGACCGCCCACGAGCTCGACGTCCCCGGCATGCTGCTGAGCATCGTCGCTCCGCTCTCCGCCGCCGACCTCCCCGTCTTTGTCGCCTCCACCTACGACGCCGACCTCGTGCTGGTCCCGGCCGCGCACGCGGCCAAGGCCGCGGAGCTGCTCCGCGACGCGGGCCACGACGTGAAGGCCTGA